The stretch of DNA TCGCCAGTTATATCGTTGGGAAAAATGGAAAAGTAACAGGGTTAGAAGGAAACCGAACCGTAGCATTTATTGTTCAAGAAGGATTAAAAACGTGGCCAAGTGAGAATGAAGCTTTAGTAAAAGCGATGGAAAGAGTTCAAGTCGTAACAACAGATCATAAAGAGTATTTACAAACTTTGGACAGTAATAGTTACGATGTTGTCTATTTTGATCCAATGTTTACAGAAACGATAGAGGAATCACAAGGGATCCTTCCGCTAAAAAGTGTCGCAATTTATGAAGGTCTAACCGAACTTACTATAAATGAAGCCTATAGAGTTGCCAAAAGTAGAGTTGTGTTAAAAGATCATTGGAAAAGTGACCACTTTAAAAAGTTTAATTTTCAAGTACAAGTTAGAAAAACAGCTAAATTTCACTTCGGTGTTTTGGAAAAATAAAGAGTGGACATGTTAAAAAGGTGGAGGTGATTTACAGTGGCTAAACGAAAGAAAAATCCAGCTAAAACAGGTCTATCTAGCTCTCAAGTTGAAGGACAAGGAACAACAATGGAAGAAACAGGATCAGTTGAGAAATCATCAAGTCGCAATAAACCGAAGAAACATTAACTTGAAATGGATGCAATTGCAGGAATCAATTATAAACTTAAATATCTAGTAAGCATTAAAAAAGCTCGCATTATACATGCGAGCTTTTTTTAGTCTGTTACTCCTAAAAAGATAAAGTATCCAAGTGTAATAAAACATGCAACAACTAAAACTGTTTCAAACATAGTGTGAACCTCCAGTATGTATTATTCATTTCATTTTATCAAAAAAAAGGAAAAGGATGAACATAAAATATGAAGAATTTAAGAAAGTTCCTTTTCTTGTTTTTATATGTAAAAATGTCTGAATATTTATGGTATAATCATATTATACAACAAAACAAAACATTTATACATGATAGAAAAATTTAATAGTTTTATAGAGAGGAAGATTATTATGCCCAAATGGCTAAAAAAATCACTAGTCATCCTAATAACGACCTTAACATTTGGAATGGTGGCTCCACCAGCTTATTTATTAGCTGATGATAATAATAATGAACAATCTTTAAATAGTTATACTAATGACCGTATTGAAATAAAACATGAGTTACATACGAAAGAAGCTTTTTTACAACAAGTTACTAATCAAGCATTAAATCAATCATACGAGAAGTTCGGAAGTAAAATTGGACCAGTTATTAAAGATGAATTTAATGATGTTATTTTACCTAAAATTGAATACGTATTATCTCAATTAACTGAACAGTATCCCGAAGAAGAATTACAAAACCTAGTAATTTCTGAAAGCCCTTCAGGTGGCCATAGCGAAAAAATCTTTCATATTTATCATAGCCTAACAGGGAAAGATATTATTCGTTTCCATGTAAGAAAGGATCACCCTCCTTTAGATGGATATTATTTTAATTTTCATTATCATACACATCACGACGATTTCCAAATGCACCATACTTTAGGTAGTATCTTTTGGTCAAAAAACACTCCTCCTAAATGGATGAGCTAATAATGTGAGAAACAGTTTGTATTAAAAGCAAACTGTTTTTTTTATGTTTTTTATCAGTAACTATATTAAAATATTAAAATTATGTTACAAAAATGAGTACAATTTAATAGTTTTGTGATATAATGTATATTATTCTGATAATTTAAAAAACAACAACCCATTAATTTATACAGATAGGGCTGATCATCATGTGGAAACGAACTAGTACTATTTTATTTTTAACTTCGATACTTTTACTACCAGCTCTTTGGAAAGCATTCGCGAGTGTTGATGCTATTTCATTAAAAGATTATCCATCTAGTCAATTAAACCTCCTTTTAGAAGATGTTCCAAATAGAGAGTTATTAAATAAAATTATATTACTTCCACCATCAGAGTTTTCCTATGAAGAAACAGCTAAAATGATAACTACCATTTCTGTTATTCCAGAA from Sutcliffiella cohnii encodes:
- a CDS encoding class I SAM-dependent methyltransferase, producing the protein MYITTAGRTDETYIQKAKQLALHHNFKYINRNKLSIEALHNKYNEDIIVVGKERLELFKLGKKEPIFFHPNSAAFRLKRLIKGETEPFLEVTKLQNGMSFLDCTLGLASDSIIASYIVGKNGKVTGLEGNRTVAFIVQEGLKTWPSENEALVKAMERVQVVTTDHKEYLQTLDSNSYDVVYFDPMFTETIEESQGILPLKSVAIYEGLTELTINEAYRVAKSRVVLKDHWKSDHFKKFNFQVQVRKTAKFHFGVLEK
- a CDS encoding YuzL family protein, whose translation is MAKRKKNPAKTGLSSSQVEGQGTTMEETGSVEKSSSRNKPKKH
- a CDS encoding YpjP family protein, whose product is MPKWLKKSLVILITTLTFGMVAPPAYLLADDNNNEQSLNSYTNDRIEIKHELHTKEAFLQQVTNQALNQSYEKFGSKIGPVIKDEFNDVILPKIEYVLSQLTEQYPEEELQNLVISESPSGGHSEKIFHIYHSLTGKDIIRFHVRKDHPPLDGYYFNFHYHTHHDDFQMHHTLGSIFWSKNTPPKWMS